GGCCACTAACACCGCCTGATATTACAAATTTCATTACATCTGCGGCGCTTTTGTCAATAGGCTTTACTTTATCGGCCGATATAATAACCACCTGCCCCGCAAACGAGTAAGAATACGGGAAGTATACCGCAACCTCGCCGGGCAGGTTTATAACATTAAGATCCTTTTGTACCAGGAAACCGATCTTTTTTAATCCAAATTCGTTCACTTCCACTAAAACCGGTTCATTGAATTTCTTTTCTTCGCCAACAAATGCCTCGGTAAGGTCTTTAATGGATGAATAAAGGAACTTAAAAAGAGGCAGTCGGTTTATCCAGCGGTTAAACCAGCTTTTTATGGGATCAGTAATTACGTTGGTTACCAGTATGCCGGCAATCAGTATCACCACCACTACGTTTAATATGCCCAGGCCGGGTATATATACAGGTTTACCTGCTTTATCAACCCATATCTCGCTGCTCAAGTTAAGCGCGCTATCCACCCGCGAAACGGCCCAGAATATTAAAAAGAAAGCGGCGCCGAGCGGCACTACTATCAACAGCCCCTTAGCAAAGTAATTTAATAAGGCTCTAAAAATCCTTTTCATAACTCCAAGTGTATCTACTCGTAAAAGTACACTCTTTTTACCCGTTGCGAAATGTTTGTTAATATTTCATAGGGTATGGTACCTATTTGCAGGGCCAGCTCTTCTATCCGTTGTTGCTCGTTAAATACAATTACCTCATCTCCCTCTTTCACCTCGGCGGCGCTAACATCCAGCATACACATATCCATTGATACATTGCCAACTGT
This portion of the Inquilinus sp. KBS0705 genome encodes:
- a CDS encoding DUF502 domain-containing protein; its protein translation is MKRIFRALLNYFAKGLLIVVPLGAAFFLIFWAVSRVDSALNLSSEIWVDKAGKPVYIPGLGILNVVVVILIAGILVTNVITDPIKSWFNRWINRLPLFKFLYSSIKDLTEAFVGEEKKFNEPVLVEVNEFGLKKIGFLVQKDLNVINLPGEVAVYFPYSYSFAGQVVIISADKVKPIDKSAADVMKFVISGGVSGLE